In Nymphaea colorata isolate Beijing-Zhang1983 chromosome 3, ASM883128v2, whole genome shotgun sequence, a genomic segment contains:
- the LOC116250696 gene encoding uncharacterized protein LOC116250696, whose product MASRHHYRSEGGRRHPANQKKFVPKSQNASSSGDSTPIASFTSSLRENSRKVDDGSSKKTADFQSDGGSISSNQGEHDEPRTGLTERQVRFVNYLPQDEAVAIGLGAEDGGLDPVESQKVVDLMNEELSRLLKMKPRQFWKEVARESSVHVFLDSFLQFRSRWYDFPHHGPKETVAGLIVGESELSRRVFMFFYRLSSNKDPGARASDSLSPKEHTALLQESKLLDLPKLLDICAIYYHDNKELTRSLVSNAMRSQPLLIENLVDAVNHFLRIVHTMHKRCSSVLEVLFAAGSDERNGHTQLHEDFLEVMDFINDAVSTLDAFVEAYEPAAASFSYPVETSDGHDELLTTLARLHDSLLTSLEQGFALISTTNVDKFKSSFNGTAPNISLCLTMLSTRIVKFGWKLLDFCYLNQSPAEVHLLINSTKMFPVKFEDPGIRGDIILQVLRELSIGVSYDLQEHHGRKTFIQGFEKNFKILARMETLRNDGWIFLDDEQWKSLQLLVASNPSDLRENNPVEEIHSLSEKVQADEERVILESRISQIKDIFPDYGKGFLSACLKAYNQDAEEVIQRILEGTLHRDLKSLDVTLETFPTPKISRKDKGKGVLEEPVTVPSSSPVFAAKNNQGSSSSVSIGLSDRNTEESSSNSLYGRFVRKQKNDEVNSSFLDDKGAKDSEQTAVLASQYEYEDEYDDSFDDLGLSLVESGYEEAEALGDGVASKRGSSTPSEHVNAGRNSNLRWGQKKTQFYVKDGKNYSYKVSGGIAVTNAQEAALVNQVQRETIHGLGRGGNIPLGAVKALMDSGGPDQASDSVEAAGGRNSNRGRGRGRRGGRNHYQKDRSMKKHFSGLTGY is encoded by the exons ATGGCGTCTAGACACCACTACCGATCGGAAGGCGGCAGGAGACACCCTGCAAACCAGAAAAAGTTCGTGCCCAAATCACAGAACGCATCGAGTTCTGGTGATTCGACTCCTATCGCGTCGTTCACGTCTTCACTGAGGGAGAATTCACGCAAAGTTGATGATGGGTCGTCAAAAAAAACAGCGGATTTCCAATCCGATGGCGGTTCGATTTCCTCGAACCAAGGTGAGCACGACGAGCCTCGAACCGGGTTAACGGAGAGACAGGTGAGGTTCGTGAACTACTTGCCGCAAGACGAGGCGGTGGCCATCGGCCTTGGGGCCGAGGACGGCGGGCTTGATCCCGTCGAGTCGCAGAAGGTGGTCGACCTTATGAACGAGGAGCTCTCTCGGTTATTGAAGATGAAACCTCGTCAATTCTGGAAAGAGG TTGCTAGAGAAAGTTCTGTACATGTCTTCTTGGATAGCTTTCTACAGTTCCGGAGCAGATGGTATGACTTTCCTCATCATGGGCCCAAAGAAACAGTTGCTGGGTTGATAGTTGGGGAGTCTGAGCTAAGCCGTCGTGTCTTCATGTTCTTCTATCGCCT ATCTTCTAACAAAGATCCTGGTGCCCGTGCTAGCGATAGTCTGAGTCCCAAGGAGCACACAG CCCTGTTGCAAGAAAGCAAACTGCTTGACTTGCCAAAATTGTTAGACATATGTGCCATCTACTATCACGACAACAAAGAGCTGACAAGGTCATTG GTTTCAAATGCAATGAGATCTCAACCTCTGCTCATCGAGAATTTAGTAGATGCAGTGAACCATTTTCTTAGGATTGTCCATACAATGCATAAGCGCTGCAGCTCAGTATTGGAG GTTCTTTTTGCTGCTGGTAGTGATGAAAGAAATGGTCATACTCAGCTTCATGAAGATTTTTTGGAG GTAATGGACTTCATTAATGATGCGGTCTCAACTCTTGATGCCTTTGTGGAGGCATACGAACCTGCAGCAGCATCTTTCTCATATCCTGTGGAAACAAG TGATGGCCACGATGAGTTGCTTACCACACTTGCAAGATTACATGATTCACTTCTGACATCTTTAGAACAGGGATTTGCACTCATTTCGACTACCAATGTGGACAAATTCAAAAGCTCTTTTAATGGCACAGCTCCTAATATTTCTCTTTGCCTGACTATGTTGTCAACACGGATAGTAAAGTTTGGTTGGAAATTACTGGACTTCTGTTATTTGAACCAGTCACCAGCTGAAGTTCATTTGCTTATTAACTCCACAAAGATGTTCCCTGTCAAATTTGAGGACCCAGGAATAAGGGGAGATATTATCTTGCAAGTTTTACGTGAGCTTAGCATAGGAGTCTCGTATGACCTCCAGGAGCACCATGGGAGAAAAACATTTATTCAGggatttgaaaagaatttcaaaattttggctaGGATGGAGACTTTGCGGAATGATG GATGGATTTTCTTGGATGATGAACAGTGGAAAAGTTTACAACTGCTTGTGGCAAGCAATCCTTCTGATCTGAGAGAAAATAATCCCGTGGAAGAAATTCACTCATTGAGTGAGAAAGTGCAAGCAGATGAAGAAAGAGTTATCCTTGAATCCAGGATCAGTCAAATAAAGGACATTTTCCCTGATTATGGCAAGGGGTTTCTCTCTGCTTGCCTCAAAGCCTATAATCAAGACGCAGAGGAGGTGATTCAGAGAATACTTGAAGGAACTCTGCATCGAGATTTAAAATCTCTTGATGTCACTCTTGAAACATTTCCAACACCTAAAATTAGCAGGAAGGATAAAGGAAAGGGAGTGTTGGAAGAGCCAGTGACTGTACCGTCCTCCTCCCCTGTGTTTGCAGCCAAAAACAACCAAGGATCATCATCCTCTGTGAGCATTGGCTTATCAGACAGAAATACCGAAGAATCATCTTCTAATTCTTTGTATGGGAGGTTTGTGAGAAAGCAGAAAAATGATGAGGTTAATTCTTCATTTTTAGATGACAAGGGCGCTAAAGATTCCGAACAGACTGCAGTTCTTGCTTCACAGTATGAATATGAAGATGAATACGATGACTCGTTTGATGACTTGGGCCTTAGTCTGGTTGAATCTGGATACGAAGAAGCGGAGGCTCTTGGGGATGGGGTCGCTTCAAAACGAGGTAGTTCCACTCCGTCCGAACATGTGAATGCGGGAAGAAATTCCAACCTAAGATGGGGTCAAAAGAAAACCCAGTTCTATGTGAAGGATGGTAAGAATTATAGTTACAAAGTCTCCGGCGGAATTGCTGTAACCAACGCCCAGGAGGCCGCTTTGGTCAATCAAGTCCAGCGGGAGACAATTCACGGGCTTGGCCGTGGCGGCAACATCCCGTTGGGGGCAGTCAAGGCTCTAATGGATTCAGGCGGTCCGGACCAAGCCTCCGACAGTGTAGAAGCAGCAGGTGGGAGAAATTCAAACAGAGGACGTGGTCGGGGAAGAAGAGGTGGACGCAATCATTACCAGAAAGATCGTTCAATGAAGAAGCATTTCTCTGGACTAACTGGTTATTAA
- the LOC116250550 gene encoding uncharacterized protein LOC116250550 isoform X2 encodes MALLCPGVLIKLLQNMNSPENATADQRSSLLQIISIVPALGGNDLEPNQGFYLKLGQCIYVRQLEPATPVPILKGIRPLPGRHPCIGTPEDIIAAQSSGFYDPFTMPSLSVDDENSDDQKTVDDDESIGLSTEKNGPQSLELGAEYSGSKRWECMGPERNKIRQPSKKKLDKTTSMKFRSSDSETIVKKKSPRNFRSIPTSPIHDVFSSNASAKGLRKASSTPCSDAEAAYPPRRSTEQCAPASNTRRTPKQKIPTPSILDIFQGQNFEQKALRRSWDGASDARTRERLSKSVKRPKSHRSSLQASPIRSHDRFHKDDKLNGTSFRRREAERTLKLASTLIKKAPAVNKTCEECIDPAAASKFSKSITVVPWCSVPVNLAKLGKEVSKRRDAALLAAVEALQEASAAERLIRCLSAFTKLQSTSEESDPQTTVEQFLNFHDELAQAVQMIQSLTLTSSQRMIEHGSISSDEIEEAFTVSLDTKKQAASWVKAAVASDLSPLQETCNSSTNVTERNASSLSCCGKKSKGISEFIKNTKNGEVKGRDIILENPPWEKGFVLMEAADLASSLQSECRTWFLNYIEKCLDEITDKKMSTPVDTQISGVLCQLKRVNDWLDRDGSEDVAPPSDEETSSCGRVRKKIYGVLLEHVQTAAIALENLSLTASQELEVKKGNRGL; translated from the exons ATGGCGCTGCTGTGCCCCGGAGTCCTTATCAAGCTTTTACAGAATATGAACTCGCCGGAGAATGCAACAGCTGACCAAAGATCATCCCTCTTGCAGATCATCAGCATCGTTCCGGCACTGGGAGGAAACGATCTTGAGCCAAACCAAGGTTTCTACTTGAAG CTAGGACAATGCATCTACGTACGCCAACTGGAGCCTGCAACTCCTGTTCCAATTCTCAAGGGGATTAGGCCACTCCCTGGTCGCCATCCTTGCATTGGAACTCCGGAAGATATCATCGCCGCCCAATCCTCAGGGTTCTATGATCCATTTACGATGCCCTCTTTATCAGTTGACGACGAGAATTCTGATGATCAGAAGACTGTGGATGATGATGAGTCCATAGGATTGAGCACAGAGAAGAACGGTCCTCAAAGTTTAGAATTAGGTGCAGAGTACAGTGGCAGCAAAAGATGGGAGTGCATGGGGCCAGAAAGGAATAAGATCAGACAGCCTTCAAAGAAGAAATTGGACAAAACAACTTCAATGAAGTTTAGAAGTAGTGATTCCGAGACTATCGTAAAGAAGAAGAGCCCGAGGAATTTTAGATCAATTCCTACCTCACCAATTCACGATGTCTTTTCCTCAAATGCATCGGCCAAAGGTCTGAGAAAAGCATCGTCAACTCCTTGTTCTGATGCAGAAGCGGCTTACCCTCCTCGTCGATCAACGGAACAGTGTGCACCAGCTTCCAATACAAGGCGGACTCCAAAGCAGAAAATACCTACTCCTTCTATACTGGATATTTTTCAAGGACAGAATTTTGAGCAAAAAGCACTTCGGAGGAGCTGGGATGGAGCAAGTGACGCAAGGACTAGAGAACGGTTGTCCAAATCTGTAAAGCGACCAAAATCCCACCGTTCAAGC TTGCAGGCTTCTCCTATTCGCTCGCATGACAGGTTTCACAAGGACGACAAATTAAATGGTACATCGTTTAGAAGGAGGGAGGCAGAGAGAACTTTAAAATTGGCAAGTACTTTGATTAAGAAGGCTCCTGCTGTAAATAAAACATGTGAAGAATGCATTGATCCAGCTGCAGCTTCGAAATTCAGTAAGAGCATCACCGTTGTTCCGTGGTGTTCAGTACCAGTAAATCTTGCAAAGCTAGGGAAG GAAGTCTCAAAGCGCAGAGATGCAGCACTGCTTGCTGCCGTGGAGGCCTTGCAAGAAGCTTCTGCCGCTGAGAGATTGATTCGGTGCTTGAG TGCATTCACAAAGCTGCAATCAACAAGCGAAGAGAGTGATCCTCAAACAACAGTCGAACAATTCTTGAATTTCCATGATGAACTAGCACAGGCTGTGCAGATGATACAGTCACTGACATTAACCAGCTCACAGAGAATGATAGAGCACGGGTCCATCAGCTCAGATGAAATTGAAGAAGCATTCACAGTTTCATTGGACACAAAAAAACAAGCTGCTTCATGGGTAAAAGCTGCTGTGGCGTCAGATCTTTCTCCACTACAAGAAACATGCAACAGTTCAACAAATGTTACAGAAAGAAATGCAAGTTCTCTGTCATGCTGcggaaaaaaaagcaaaggcaTTTCCGAGTTTATCAAAAACACAAAGAATGGTGAAGTCAAGGGCCGAGACATTATACTGGAGAACCCACCTTGGGAAAAAGGATTTGTTCTGATGGAAGCTGCAGACCTGGCAAGCTCATTGCAGTCTGAGTGTAGGACTTGGTTCCTAAACTACATTGAGAAATGTTTGGATGAAATCAcagacaaaaaaatgtcaacCCCTGTGGACACCCAGATTTCTGGAGTTCTCTGTCAGCTTAAACGGGTTAATGACTGGTTGGACAGGGATGGTTCTGAAGATGTTGCACCGCCTTCAGATGAAGAAACCAGCTCCTGTGGGAGGGTCCGGAAGAAAATTTATGGAGTTCTGCTGGAGCATGTCCAGACTGCAGCCATTGCTTTAGAGAATCTGAGCCTGACTGCTTCACAGGAGTTGGAGGTGAAGAAAGGGAATAGGGGTCTTTGA
- the LOC116250550 gene encoding uncharacterized protein LOC116250550 isoform X1 has product MALLCPGVLIKLLQNMNSPENATADQRSSLLQIISIVPALGGNDLEPNQGFYLKVSDSSHATYVSLPAEYQEMILNDKLQLGQCIYVRQLEPATPVPILKGIRPLPGRHPCIGTPEDIIAAQSSGFYDPFTMPSLSVDDENSDDQKTVDDDESIGLSTEKNGPQSLELGAEYSGSKRWECMGPERNKIRQPSKKKLDKTTSMKFRSSDSETIVKKKSPRNFRSIPTSPIHDVFSSNASAKGLRKASSTPCSDAEAAYPPRRSTEQCAPASNTRRTPKQKIPTPSILDIFQGQNFEQKALRRSWDGASDARTRERLSKSVKRPKSHRSSLQASPIRSHDRFHKDDKLNGTSFRRREAERTLKLASTLIKKAPAVNKTCEECIDPAAASKFSKSITVVPWCSVPVNLAKLGKEVSKRRDAALLAAVEALQEASAAERLIRCLSAFTKLQSTSEESDPQTTVEQFLNFHDELAQAVQMIQSLTLTSSQRMIEHGSISSDEIEEAFTVSLDTKKQAASWVKAAVASDLSPLQETCNSSTNVTERNASSLSCCGKKSKGISEFIKNTKNGEVKGRDIILENPPWEKGFVLMEAADLASSLQSECRTWFLNYIEKCLDEITDKKMSTPVDTQISGVLCQLKRVNDWLDRDGSEDVAPPSDEETSSCGRVRKKIYGVLLEHVQTAAIALENLSLTASQELEVKKGNRGL; this is encoded by the exons ATGGCGCTGCTGTGCCCCGGAGTCCTTATCAAGCTTTTACAGAATATGAACTCGCCGGAGAATGCAACAGCTGACCAAAGATCATCCCTCTTGCAGATCATCAGCATCGTTCCGGCACTGGGAGGAAACGATCTTGAGCCAAACCAAGGTTTCTACTTGAAGGTCTCGGATTCTTCACATGCTACTTATGTTTCTTTGCCTGCAGAATACCAAGAAATGATTCTCAACGATAAACTGCAGCTAGGACAATGCATCTACGTACGCCAACTGGAGCCTGCAACTCCTGTTCCAATTCTCAAGGGGATTAGGCCACTCCCTGGTCGCCATCCTTGCATTGGAACTCCGGAAGATATCATCGCCGCCCAATCCTCAGGGTTCTATGATCCATTTACGATGCCCTCTTTATCAGTTGACGACGAGAATTCTGATGATCAGAAGACTGTGGATGATGATGAGTCCATAGGATTGAGCACAGAGAAGAACGGTCCTCAAAGTTTAGAATTAGGTGCAGAGTACAGTGGCAGCAAAAGATGGGAGTGCATGGGGCCAGAAAGGAATAAGATCAGACAGCCTTCAAAGAAGAAATTGGACAAAACAACTTCAATGAAGTTTAGAAGTAGTGATTCCGAGACTATCGTAAAGAAGAAGAGCCCGAGGAATTTTAGATCAATTCCTACCTCACCAATTCACGATGTCTTTTCCTCAAATGCATCGGCCAAAGGTCTGAGAAAAGCATCGTCAACTCCTTGTTCTGATGCAGAAGCGGCTTACCCTCCTCGTCGATCAACGGAACAGTGTGCACCAGCTTCCAATACAAGGCGGACTCCAAAGCAGAAAATACCTACTCCTTCTATACTGGATATTTTTCAAGGACAGAATTTTGAGCAAAAAGCACTTCGGAGGAGCTGGGATGGAGCAAGTGACGCAAGGACTAGAGAACGGTTGTCCAAATCTGTAAAGCGACCAAAATCCCACCGTTCAAGC TTGCAGGCTTCTCCTATTCGCTCGCATGACAGGTTTCACAAGGACGACAAATTAAATGGTACATCGTTTAGAAGGAGGGAGGCAGAGAGAACTTTAAAATTGGCAAGTACTTTGATTAAGAAGGCTCCTGCTGTAAATAAAACATGTGAAGAATGCATTGATCCAGCTGCAGCTTCGAAATTCAGTAAGAGCATCACCGTTGTTCCGTGGTGTTCAGTACCAGTAAATCTTGCAAAGCTAGGGAAG GAAGTCTCAAAGCGCAGAGATGCAGCACTGCTTGCTGCCGTGGAGGCCTTGCAAGAAGCTTCTGCCGCTGAGAGATTGATTCGGTGCTTGAG TGCATTCACAAAGCTGCAATCAACAAGCGAAGAGAGTGATCCTCAAACAACAGTCGAACAATTCTTGAATTTCCATGATGAACTAGCACAGGCTGTGCAGATGATACAGTCACTGACATTAACCAGCTCACAGAGAATGATAGAGCACGGGTCCATCAGCTCAGATGAAATTGAAGAAGCATTCACAGTTTCATTGGACACAAAAAAACAAGCTGCTTCATGGGTAAAAGCTGCTGTGGCGTCAGATCTTTCTCCACTACAAGAAACATGCAACAGTTCAACAAATGTTACAGAAAGAAATGCAAGTTCTCTGTCATGCTGcggaaaaaaaagcaaaggcaTTTCCGAGTTTATCAAAAACACAAAGAATGGTGAAGTCAAGGGCCGAGACATTATACTGGAGAACCCACCTTGGGAAAAAGGATTTGTTCTGATGGAAGCTGCAGACCTGGCAAGCTCATTGCAGTCTGAGTGTAGGACTTGGTTCCTAAACTACATTGAGAAATGTTTGGATGAAATCAcagacaaaaaaatgtcaacCCCTGTGGACACCCAGATTTCTGGAGTTCTCTGTCAGCTTAAACGGGTTAATGACTGGTTGGACAGGGATGGTTCTGAAGATGTTGCACCGCCTTCAGATGAAGAAACCAGCTCCTGTGGGAGGGTCCGGAAGAAAATTTATGGAGTTCTGCTGGAGCATGTCCAGACTGCAGCCATTGCTTTAGAGAATCTGAGCCTGACTGCTTCACAGGAGTTGGAGGTGAAGAAAGGGAATAGGGGTCTTTGA
- the LOC116250551 gene encoding vacuolar-sorting receptor 3-like isoform X1 produces MGMIRRFALILFSYLASLSGFTVAKFVVEKNSLTITSPDSIKGTYDSAIGNFGVPQYGGSMAGTVVYPKENGKGCEVFDQFGLSFKSKLGALPNFVLVDRGDCFFALKVWHAQNAGAAAVLVADDTEEPLITMDSPKEEDEALKFIENITIPSALISKAFGNELKKAIGHGEMVNVNLDWREAVPHPDNRVEYELWTSSNDECGPKCDMLMGFVKDFRGAAQILEKGGYSQFTPHYITWYCPKAFVLSKQCKSQCINHGRYCAPDPEQDFSRGYNGKDVVIENLRQLCVFRVANESRRPWVWWDYATDFQIRCPMKEKKYNRECADNVIKSLGLDQRKIEDCMGDPEADSDNPVLKAEQDAQIGKGSRGDVTILPTLIVNNRQYRGKLDKGAVLKAVCAGFQETTDPPVCLGSDIETNECLHNNGGCWEDKALNISACKDTFRGRVCECPLVQGVQLEGDGYSSCEAKGPGRCQFNNGGCWHDTRDGLTVSACSDQTIGCQCPSGFRGDGAKKCEDIDECKEKTACNCPGCRCKNTWGSFECHCSGDLLYIKEHDTCISKRAQEEKSMWIAAWVILIGLTVAGIGAYIIYKYRLRSYMDSEIRSIMAQYMPLDNQSEVPSHVHEELKHAETST; encoded by the exons ATGGGCATGATCAGACGGTTCGCGTTGATCTTGTTTAGTTATCTTGCTTCTTTGAGCGGTTTTACCGTAGCAAAGTTTGTTGTCGAGAAGAATAGCTTGACTATAACATCTCCGGACAGTATTAAGGGGACTTATGATAGCGCGATTGGGAATTTTGGTGTGCCGCAGTATGGTGGAAGCATGGCTGGGACGGTTGTTTACCcgaaggaaaatggaaaagggtGCGAAGTATTTGATCAATTTGGCCTTTCTTTTAAGTCCAAGCTTGGCGCCCTCCCCAACTTTGTGTTGGTTGACCGTGGAG ATTGCTTTTTCGCGTTAAAAGTTTGGCATGCTCAAAATGCTGGAGCTGCTGCTGTACTGGTTGCAGATGACACCGAGGAGCCGTTGATAACTATGGACTCACCaaaagaggaagatgaagcaTTAAAATTTATTGAGAATATAACAATCCCATCTGCTCTTATTTCTAAGGCTTTTGGTAATGAATTGAAGAAAGCCATCGGGCATGGTGAAATGGTTAATGTAAATCTTGACTGGAGAGAGGCTGTTCCACATCCAGACAACCGAGTGGAATATGAGTTGTGGACAAGTAGCAATGATGAATGTGGTCCTAAATGTGACATGCTAATGGGCTTTGTGAAGGATTTCAGAGGTGCGGCACAAATTCTTGAAAAAGGTGGTTACAGTCAGTTTACTCCTCATTATATAACTTGGTACTGTCCCAAGGCATTTGTACTAAGTAAGCAGTGTAAGTCCCAGTGTATCAACCATGGACGATACTGTGCACCTGACCCCGAACAGGATTTCAGTCGAGGTTATAATGGGAAGGATGTGGTGATCGAAAATCTAAGGCAGCTTTGTGTATTCAGAGTTGCAAATGAAAGTAGAAGACCATGGGTCTGGTGGGATTATGCTACTGATTTTCAAATTAGATGtccaatgaaagaaaagaagtacaACAGGGAATGTGCTGACAATGTGATCAAATCTCTTG GACTTGACCAAAGGAAGATAGAAGACTGTATGGGAGACCCAGAAGCAGATTCTGACAATCCTGTTCTGAAGGCAGAGCAAGATGCACAA ATAGGAAAAGGTTCCAGGGGCGATGTGACCATACTGCCTACACTTATAGTGAATAATCGTCAATATAGAG GGAAGTTGGATAAGGGTGCTGTTCTGAAAGCTGTATGTGCTGGTTTCCAGGAAACAACTGATCCCCCTGTTTGTCTGGGTTCTG ATATAGAGACAAATGAATGTCTGCACAATAATGGTGGGTGCTGGGAAGACAAGGCATTAAATATCTCTGCATGCAAG GATACGTTCCGTGGAAGGGTATGTGAATGTCCGCTAGTTCAAGGTGTACAATTAGAAGGAGATGGTTATAGTTCTTGTGAAG CAAAAGGTCCAGGAAGGTGTCAATTCAATAATGGTGGCTGTTGGCATGATACACGAGATGGTTTGACTGTCTCTGCCTGTTCG GACCAAACCATTGGATGTCAGTGCCCTTCTGGCTTCAGAGGTGATGGTGCAAAGAAATGTGAAG ATATTGATGAATGCAAAGAGAAGACAGCTTGTAATTGTCCAGGATGCCGCTGCAAGAACACGTGGGGCAGCTTTGAGTGCCATTGTAGTGGGGACCTCTTATACATCAAGGAACATGATACCTGCATAA GTAAGAGGgctcaagaagaaaagagtatGTGGATTGCTGCTTGGGTGATTTTGATAGGACTAACTGTGGCTGGTATAGGTGCATATATTATCTATAAATACAGATTAAGG TCGTACATGGATTCAGAAATCAGAAGCATTATGGCGCAATACATGCCTCTTGATAACCAATCAGAGGTACCAAGTCATGTGCATGAGGAGCTTAAACATGCTGAAACTAGCACTTGA
- the LOC116250551 gene encoding vacuolar-sorting receptor 3-like isoform X2: MGMIRRFALILFSYLASLSGFTVAKFVVEKNSLTITSPDSIKGTYDSAIGNFGVPQYGGSMAGTVVYPKENGKGCEVFDQFGLSFKSKLGALPNFVLVDRGDCFFALKVWHAQNAGAAAVLVADDTEEPLITMDSPKEEDEALKFIENITIPSALISKAFGNELKKAIGHGEMVNVNLDWREAVPHPDNRVEYELWTSSNDECGPKCDMLMGFVKDFRGAAQILEKGGYSQFTPHYITWYCPKAFVLSKQCKSQCINHGRYCAPDPEQDFSRGYNGKDVVIENLRQLCVFRVANESRRPWVWWDYATDFQIRCPMKEKKYNRECADNVIKSLGLDQRKIEDCMGDPEADSDNPVLKAEQDAQIGKGSRGDVTILPTLIVNNRQYRGKLDKGAVLKAVCAGFQETTDPPVCLGSDIETNECLHNNGGCWEDKALNISACKDTFRGRVCECPLVQGVQLEGDGYSSCEGPGRCQFNNGGCWHDTRDGLTVSACSDQTIGCQCPSGFRGDGAKKCEDIDECKEKTACNCPGCRCKNTWGSFECHCSGDLLYIKEHDTCISKRAQEEKSMWIAAWVILIGLTVAGIGAYIIYKYRLRSYMDSEIRSIMAQYMPLDNQSEVPSHVHEELKHAETST; encoded by the exons ATGGGCATGATCAGACGGTTCGCGTTGATCTTGTTTAGTTATCTTGCTTCTTTGAGCGGTTTTACCGTAGCAAAGTTTGTTGTCGAGAAGAATAGCTTGACTATAACATCTCCGGACAGTATTAAGGGGACTTATGATAGCGCGATTGGGAATTTTGGTGTGCCGCAGTATGGTGGAAGCATGGCTGGGACGGTTGTTTACCcgaaggaaaatggaaaagggtGCGAAGTATTTGATCAATTTGGCCTTTCTTTTAAGTCCAAGCTTGGCGCCCTCCCCAACTTTGTGTTGGTTGACCGTGGAG ATTGCTTTTTCGCGTTAAAAGTTTGGCATGCTCAAAATGCTGGAGCTGCTGCTGTACTGGTTGCAGATGACACCGAGGAGCCGTTGATAACTATGGACTCACCaaaagaggaagatgaagcaTTAAAATTTATTGAGAATATAACAATCCCATCTGCTCTTATTTCTAAGGCTTTTGGTAATGAATTGAAGAAAGCCATCGGGCATGGTGAAATGGTTAATGTAAATCTTGACTGGAGAGAGGCTGTTCCACATCCAGACAACCGAGTGGAATATGAGTTGTGGACAAGTAGCAATGATGAATGTGGTCCTAAATGTGACATGCTAATGGGCTTTGTGAAGGATTTCAGAGGTGCGGCACAAATTCTTGAAAAAGGTGGTTACAGTCAGTTTACTCCTCATTATATAACTTGGTACTGTCCCAAGGCATTTGTACTAAGTAAGCAGTGTAAGTCCCAGTGTATCAACCATGGACGATACTGTGCACCTGACCCCGAACAGGATTTCAGTCGAGGTTATAATGGGAAGGATGTGGTGATCGAAAATCTAAGGCAGCTTTGTGTATTCAGAGTTGCAAATGAAAGTAGAAGACCATGGGTCTGGTGGGATTATGCTACTGATTTTCAAATTAGATGtccaatgaaagaaaagaagtacaACAGGGAATGTGCTGACAATGTGATCAAATCTCTTG GACTTGACCAAAGGAAGATAGAAGACTGTATGGGAGACCCAGAAGCAGATTCTGACAATCCTGTTCTGAAGGCAGAGCAAGATGCACAA ATAGGAAAAGGTTCCAGGGGCGATGTGACCATACTGCCTACACTTATAGTGAATAATCGTCAATATAGAG GGAAGTTGGATAAGGGTGCTGTTCTGAAAGCTGTATGTGCTGGTTTCCAGGAAACAACTGATCCCCCTGTTTGTCTGGGTTCTG ATATAGAGACAAATGAATGTCTGCACAATAATGGTGGGTGCTGGGAAGACAAGGCATTAAATATCTCTGCATGCAAG GATACGTTCCGTGGAAGGGTATGTGAATGTCCGCTAGTTCAAGGTGTACAATTAGAAGGAGATGGTTATAGTTCTTGTGAAG GTCCAGGAAGGTGTCAATTCAATAATGGTGGCTGTTGGCATGATACACGAGATGGTTTGACTGTCTCTGCCTGTTCG GACCAAACCATTGGATGTCAGTGCCCTTCTGGCTTCAGAGGTGATGGTGCAAAGAAATGTGAAG ATATTGATGAATGCAAAGAGAAGACAGCTTGTAATTGTCCAGGATGCCGCTGCAAGAACACGTGGGGCAGCTTTGAGTGCCATTGTAGTGGGGACCTCTTATACATCAAGGAACATGATACCTGCATAA GTAAGAGGgctcaagaagaaaagagtatGTGGATTGCTGCTTGGGTGATTTTGATAGGACTAACTGTGGCTGGTATAGGTGCATATATTATCTATAAATACAGATTAAGG TCGTACATGGATTCAGAAATCAGAAGCATTATGGCGCAATACATGCCTCTTGATAACCAATCAGAGGTACCAAGTCATGTGCATGAGGAGCTTAAACATGCTGAAACTAGCACTTGA